A genomic stretch from Chitinophaga lutea includes:
- a CDS encoding FAD-dependent oxidoreductase, with translation MKRRNFLEIMAMGSGAVLTGPLTGFSAAPVAPVVAEETNLLKADLVIAGAGLGGCAAALAALRNNRTVIMTEETDWIGGQLTQQGVPPDEHSHIETHGATQLYRRLRTAIREYYVRNYPLTEAAKARPRLNPGNGAVSRLCHEPRVAVAVLEEMLAPYISSGQLVLLREHVIKGADVDGSRVRSLRAVNLRSKREYTLTAAYFADATETGELLPLTGTEFVIGSEAKKETGELHAGETANPANQQSFTMCFAMDYVPGENHVIGKPKEYDFWRRHIPALTPAWPGPLLALHYSNPMTLKPTQLGFHPEGIKTGNMLNLWNYRRIIHKDNFLPGTYKGDITIVNWPQNDYMLGNLVGVSEKEFKHHVERAKQLSLSLLYWLQTEAPRPDGGKGWPGLRLRKDVMGTEDGMAKYPYVRESRRIKAVFTVLEEHVGSLHRAQVTGRSTGNKAAVFPDSVGVGYYSIDLHPSSAGNNYFHLGCLPFQIPLGALLPVRMENLLPANKNIGTTHITNGCYRLHPVEWGIGEAVGMLAAYALEKNVTPRAVREHKELLAGFQERIRSQGIETAWPEKAEQAS, from the coding sequence ATGAAAAGGAGAAATTTTTTGGAAATAATGGCCATGGGCAGCGGAGCCGTGCTAACCGGCCCGTTGACCGGCTTTTCGGCCGCACCGGTTGCCCCGGTCGTTGCTGAAGAAACAAACCTGTTGAAGGCTGACCTCGTCATCGCCGGCGCGGGTCTCGGAGGCTGCGCTGCAGCATTGGCCGCACTGCGCAACAACCGCACCGTGATCATGACGGAGGAAACCGACTGGATAGGTGGACAGCTCACCCAACAGGGTGTTCCGCCGGATGAGCACAGCCACATCGAAACACATGGCGCTACTCAACTGTACCGCCGGCTGAGAACGGCCATCCGTGAATATTATGTCCGCAATTATCCCCTCACCGAAGCCGCCAAAGCACGTCCTCGTCTCAACCCGGGAAACGGCGCCGTGTCGCGCCTTTGCCACGAGCCTAGAGTGGCGGTGGCCGTGCTGGAAGAGATGCTCGCGCCGTATATCAGCAGCGGGCAACTGGTGTTATTGCGCGAACATGTTATCAAAGGCGCCGATGTAGACGGGAGCCGTGTAAGAAGTCTCCGTGCAGTGAATCTCCGCAGTAAACGCGAGTACACCCTCACCGCGGCTTACTTCGCCGATGCCACGGAAACCGGTGAGTTGTTGCCGCTCACGGGTACGGAATTTGTCATCGGCAGCGAGGCGAAAAAGGAGACAGGAGAACTGCACGCCGGGGAAACCGCAAACCCGGCCAACCAGCAGTCGTTCACCATGTGTTTCGCCATGGACTATGTGCCGGGAGAAAACCATGTGATCGGCAAACCAAAGGAATATGATTTCTGGCGCCGCCACATTCCAGCCCTGACGCCCGCCTGGCCGGGCCCGCTCCTGGCTTTGCATTATTCCAATCCCATGACGCTGAAGCCCACTCAGCTGGGTTTTCATCCGGAGGGCATCAAAACGGGCAACATGCTCAACCTCTGGAATTACCGGCGTATCATTCATAAAGACAATTTTCTGCCCGGCACCTATAAAGGCGACATCACTATCGTGAACTGGCCGCAGAACGATTATATGCTGGGCAACCTGGTGGGCGTTAGCGAAAAAGAATTCAAGCACCATGTGGAGCGGGCCAAACAGCTGAGCCTTTCCTTGCTCTACTGGCTGCAAACGGAAGCCCCACGCCCTGATGGCGGCAAAGGCTGGCCCGGATTGCGACTGCGGAAAGATGTGATGGGCACGGAAGACGGGATGGCCAAATATCCTTACGTCCGCGAGTCGCGCCGCATCAAAGCCGTATTCACGGTGCTGGAAGAGCATGTGGGCAGCCTCCACCGTGCACAGGTCACCGGGCGGTCCACCGGCAACAAAGCCGCCGTGTTCCCGGATAGTGTCGGCGTGGGTTATTACAGTATCGACCTGCACCCCAGCAGTGCGGGCAACAATTATTTCCATCTTGGCTGCCTGCCTTTCCAGATTCCGCTGGGCGCGTTGCTGCCCGTACGGATGGAAAACCTGTTGCCAGCCAATAAAAACATCGGCACCACACACATCACCAACGGATGCTACCGGTTGCACCCGGTGGAATGGGGGATAGGTGAGGCGGTGGGGATGCTAGCCGCCTACGCGCTTGAAAAGAATGTGACACCCCGTGCCGTGCGGGAACACAAAGAACTGCTGGCCGGTTTCCAGGAGCGCATCCGCTCCCAGGGGATTGAAACCGCGTGGCCGGAAAAAGCGGAACAGGCTTCATAA
- a CDS encoding SusC/RagA family TonB-linked outer membrane protein — protein sequence MKFFILPVMPSWQRQRRGLWLKALLLLGTIFTVPSLYAQAQNIVVKGVVTSETGDPLPGAAIAIKGSTQGVASGSDGSFQMQVPANTTLRITFIGYLMREIKIGATAPDNLRIQLSPDKSDLNEVIVVGYGKQKKSDITGSIVSINERALRDVPVANISQALQAQAAGIDVQKSGGNNKPGATPKILIRGARSVNASNDPLFVVDGIPYNGNINDLNQNDVTSVEILKDASATAIYGSRGANGVILISTRRGKPGAPVVTYSGYGGFVKNRGKFPIMNGAEFATFKKWAKINGTPGKYSGLDDPRLNNPGEEFTPMEIESMKTGRSTDWQDLIYRTGMMTDHQLGVTGGTENTQYAASAGYYKETGIYPGQSFERFSLKLSVDQQFSKRVRAGVSSLNTLTTTNGENANPMGQALRANPLSVPYDSAGNLVGYVEGNANQVWNPLANFVKGASVENRKRFSTFTTLFFEAELFKGLKYKFNAGAEIRSDVYGNFYASATTNQLGAPSRSANATRYSTNFTLENLLTYDRVIANKHRINFTGMYSWQQSYFQENSFGNNTLPADYLEYYTPQFGANPTGTGRLDRWDILSYMARLNYGFDDRYMLTLTMRADGSSRLAPGNKYEAFPSVALAWNISQEGFLKGNSTLSQLKLRATYGKTGNTAIDPYQTLGSLADIRYNYGQNNMVVGAYLANIANPSLTWEYTNTINAGIDFGILNNRISGTLDVYKQFTNSLLLPQTLPATSGIPNSILTNVGKTENFGIELQLSSNNILAKGRNDFGWTTDFNIYLNRGKITQLANGVTMDVANNWFVGQPIGTIYDLKKIGIWQNTAADTALARSLGQTIGTGNNSVIGNIKVADVNGDKKLNSSDRIFIGSGQPDWEGGMTNRFTYAGFDLTVAAFARMGSTLISNMHRSGGSFTNTYQANYNNLRARYWTPTNGENFYPKPNAGTTNSPNANLLSFYDGSYLKIRSIALGYNLAQNLTRKLGVSSVRLYSTVRDPFILFSPYVNKYDGLDPESAGALAVDTPPTWSMIFGLNVTF from the coding sequence ATGAAATTTTTCATTCTTCCCGTCATGCCTTCGTGGCAACGGCAGCGGCGCGGCCTATGGCTGAAGGCCCTGCTCCTCCTGGGCACCATTTTCACCGTGCCATCCTTATACGCACAAGCACAAAACATTGTTGTAAAAGGAGTAGTCACCTCCGAAACCGGCGACCCGCTGCCCGGTGCCGCCATCGCCATCAAAGGCAGCACACAGGGCGTAGCCTCCGGTTCCGACGGTTCATTCCAGATGCAGGTACCCGCCAACACCACCCTGCGTATCACTTTCATCGGCTATCTCATGCGTGAGATCAAAATAGGCGCCACCGCGCCGGATAACCTGCGCATCCAGCTCAGTCCGGACAAAAGCGACCTGAACGAAGTTATTGTAGTGGGTTACGGCAAACAGAAAAAATCCGATATCACCGGTTCCATCGTGTCCATCAACGAACGCGCCCTCCGCGATGTGCCGGTGGCCAATATCAGCCAGGCGCTCCAGGCGCAGGCCGCGGGCATCGACGTGCAGAAATCCGGCGGCAACAACAAACCCGGCGCCACGCCTAAAATTCTCATCCGCGGCGCCAGGTCGGTGAATGCTTCCAACGACCCGCTTTTTGTGGTGGACGGCATTCCCTACAACGGCAACATCAACGATCTGAACCAGAACGATGTGACCTCCGTGGAAATTCTCAAAGACGCTTCCGCCACCGCCATTTACGGTTCCAGGGGCGCCAACGGCGTTATCCTCATCAGCACGCGTCGCGGCAAACCGGGCGCACCGGTAGTGACCTACAGCGGTTATGGCGGCTTCGTGAAAAACAGGGGCAAGTTTCCCATCATGAACGGCGCTGAATTCGCCACTTTTAAAAAATGGGCGAAAATCAACGGCACACCCGGTAAATATTCCGGCCTCGATGATCCGCGGTTGAACAATCCAGGTGAAGAATTCACCCCCATGGAAATCGAATCGATGAAAACCGGGCGCAGTACAGACTGGCAGGACCTCATATACAGGACCGGCATGATGACCGACCATCAGCTGGGCGTTACCGGCGGTACGGAAAACACTCAATACGCCGCCTCCGCAGGCTATTACAAAGAAACCGGCATCTATCCCGGGCAGTCGTTCGAGCGCTTTTCCCTCAAACTCAGCGTAGACCAGCAATTCTCGAAACGTGTGCGCGCCGGCGTTAGTTCCCTCAACACCCTCACCACTACCAACGGAGAAAACGCCAACCCGATGGGGCAGGCACTGAGAGCCAACCCACTGTCTGTTCCCTACGACAGCGCCGGCAATCTCGTGGGTTATGTGGAAGGCAACGCCAACCAGGTATGGAACCCGCTCGCCAACTTCGTGAAAGGCGCTTCCGTGGAAAACCGCAAACGGTTCAGCACCTTCACCACCTTGTTTTTTGAAGCAGAGCTGTTCAAGGGGCTTAAATATAAATTCAATGCAGGGGCCGAAATCCGGAGCGACGTATACGGCAACTTCTACGCCAGCGCCACCACCAACCAGTTGGGCGCACCTTCCCGCTCCGCCAATGCCACGCGGTATTCCACCAATTTCACGCTGGAAAACCTGCTCACATACGACCGGGTGATCGCCAACAAACACCGCATCAACTTTACCGGCATGTACAGCTGGCAGCAATCGTATTTCCAGGAAAACAGCTTCGGCAATAACACACTGCCGGCGGATTACCTTGAATACTACACGCCTCAGTTCGGGGCCAACCCGACAGGTACCGGCCGCCTCGACCGCTGGGACATCCTCTCCTACATGGCCCGTCTGAACTATGGTTTCGACGACCGTTATATGCTGACGCTGACCATGCGCGCCGATGGTTCTTCCCGCCTTGCGCCGGGCAACAAATACGAGGCATTCCCATCCGTCGCCCTGGCCTGGAACATCAGCCAGGAAGGTTTCCTGAAAGGCAACAGCACCCTGTCGCAACTGAAACTGCGCGCCACCTACGGTAAAACGGGCAATACAGCCATCGACCCGTACCAGACGCTGGGCAGCCTTGCAGACATCCGGTACAACTATGGTCAGAATAACATGGTGGTGGGCGCCTACCTCGCCAACATCGCCAATCCTTCCCTCACCTGGGAATACACCAATACCATCAACGCCGGTATCGATTTCGGTATCCTCAACAACCGCATCAGCGGTACGCTCGATGTGTACAAACAGTTCACCAATTCCCTGCTGCTGCCACAAACGTTGCCCGCAACCAGCGGCATCCCGAACTCCATCCTGACCAACGTCGGTAAAACGGAAAACTTCGGGATTGAGCTGCAGCTCAGTTCCAACAACATCCTGGCCAAAGGCCGGAATGATTTCGGGTGGACGACCGATTTCAACATCTATCTCAATCGCGGCAAAATTACGCAACTGGCCAACGGCGTTACGATGGACGTTGCCAACAACTGGTTCGTGGGACAGCCCATCGGCACCATTTACGACCTGAAAAAAATCGGCATCTGGCAGAATACCGCCGCCGATACCGCGCTGGCGCGCTCTTTGGGCCAGACCATCGGCACCGGCAACAACTCCGTGATCGGTAACATCAAGGTAGCCGATGTGAACGGCGATAAAAAACTGAATTCAAGCGACCGCATCTTTATAGGTTCCGGCCAGCCCGACTGGGAAGGGGGTATGACCAACCGCTTCACTTATGCCGGTTTCGATCTGACCGTGGCGGCTTTCGCGAGAATGGGCAGTACATTGATCAGCAACATGCACCGGAGCGGTGGTTCGTTCACCAACACTTACCAGGCCAACTACAACAACCTGCGGGCCCGGTACTGGACGCCCACCAACGGCGAAAACTTCTACCCGAAGCCTAACGCCGGCACCACCAACTCGCCCAACGCCAACCTGCTCAGTTTTTACGACGGCTCTTACCTGAAGATCAGGAGCATCGCGCTGGGTTACAACCTGGCGCAAAATCTCACCCGCAAGCTGGGCGTTTCGTCGGTACGGTTGTATTCAACGGTGCGGGATCCGTTCATCCTGTTCTCACCTTATGTGAACAAATACGACGGGCTCGATCCCGAATCCGCAGGTGCGCTGGCAGTGGATACGCCACCCACCTGGTCTATGATCTTTGGCCTGAACGTGACATTCTAA
- a CDS encoding RagB/SusD family nutrient uptake outer membrane protein, producing the protein MKRIFLYFSAALAMVATGCQEKLVEQPKSILTPGFIETRQGWQMAYDACYAGTRNLWGTQDYFTMTVLGTDEFITGIDGNNDINKYSSNYNPTLGLLANVWKSCYTFINTCNGVINNAPKITGVDETLKNRMVAEVKFLRANYYFVLVQFWGDVTLNKHFQTTATTSATRQPLAEVYDLIVEDLNAAIPLLPLSPKTDGVLPGKATRAAAMHLLAKVHMARAGSKAKKADDYTKAHTLATELIKTVAPSGGLALLEDFGKVFAEGNEENIEVLWTVQHTANLPYNGPNNSSGQDNVLNHMWVPKYEDIAGMQRDVKYGRPYIRAIPTRWITDTVFNNQSIDTRFRKSFQTMWLSNNPNKLPLWPNPLPPGAPAGAQPGKPKFQVGDTAIFMPLRAATDAQIAASRYLLVPPNKYSTSLSPALTKYFDTKRADMNYPSIRPVIVWRLAETYLIAAEALLMDGRPGDAVEYINAIRRRATYPSATPQALDITAANVTLDFILDERTRELCGELTRWLDLVRTGQLLNRVRLHSADGRANISAKHVLRPIPQSQIDAVTTGPKYPQNELWDN; encoded by the coding sequence ATGAAAAGAATATTCCTCTATTTCAGCGCGGCGCTGGCAATGGTGGCCACCGGCTGTCAGGAGAAACTCGTAGAACAGCCCAAATCCATTCTCACACCGGGTTTCATCGAAACCAGACAGGGCTGGCAGATGGCTTACGATGCCTGTTACGCAGGCACCCGCAACCTGTGGGGCACACAGGATTATTTTACCATGACGGTGCTGGGAACCGACGAATTTATTACCGGCATCGATGGCAATAACGACATCAACAAATACAGCAGCAACTATAATCCCACGCTCGGCCTGCTGGCTAACGTCTGGAAGTCGTGTTACACGTTTATCAACACCTGCAACGGCGTGATCAACAACGCGCCGAAGATCACGGGAGTGGATGAGACCCTCAAAAACAGAATGGTGGCGGAAGTGAAGTTCCTCCGCGCCAATTATTATTTTGTACTGGTGCAGTTCTGGGGCGATGTGACGCTCAACAAACACTTCCAGACAACGGCCACCACATCGGCAACCAGGCAGCCACTGGCCGAAGTGTACGATCTGATCGTTGAAGACCTCAACGCTGCCATTCCCCTGTTGCCGCTGAGCCCGAAAACAGACGGCGTGCTTCCGGGCAAAGCCACTCGGGCTGCAGCAATGCACCTGCTGGCCAAAGTTCACATGGCGCGTGCGGGCTCCAAAGCCAAAAAAGCGGACGATTATACCAAAGCGCACACCCTCGCCACAGAACTGATCAAAACCGTGGCGCCCTCAGGCGGCCTGGCGCTGCTGGAAGATTTCGGGAAAGTGTTTGCAGAAGGCAACGAAGAGAACATCGAAGTGCTGTGGACGGTACAGCATACGGCCAACCTGCCGTACAACGGGCCCAATAACAGCAGCGGCCAGGACAATGTGCTGAATCACATGTGGGTACCGAAGTATGAAGACATAGCCGGTATGCAACGCGATGTCAAATACGGCCGTCCTTACATCCGGGCCATCCCTACCCGCTGGATAACCGACACGGTGTTCAATAACCAGTCGATCGACACCCGTTTCCGCAAATCGTTCCAGACGATGTGGCTGTCTAATAACCCGAACAAGCTTCCTTTGTGGCCCAACCCGCTGCCTCCCGGGGCTCCCGCTGGCGCACAGCCCGGCAAGCCCAAGTTCCAGGTGGGCGATACGGCCATTTTCATGCCGCTTCGCGCCGCCACCGATGCTCAAATTGCCGCTTCGCGCTACCTGCTGGTACCGCCAAACAAATACAGCACCTCCTTGTCGCCCGCCCTCACCAAATACTTCGATACCAAACGGGCGGATATGAACTATCCTTCCATCCGGCCCGTGATTGTATGGCGCCTGGCGGAAACTTACCTGATTGCCGCAGAAGCGCTGCTGATGGACGGCCGCCCCGGTGATGCCGTGGAATACATCAACGCCATCCGCCGCAGGGCCACATATCCTTCCGCCACCCCGCAGGCGCTCGACATTACCGCGGCCAATGTAACGCTCGATTTCATCCTCGACGAACGCACCCGCGAATTGTGCGGCGAACTCACCCGCTGGCTCGACCTGGTACGCACCGGCCAGTTGCTGAACCGCGTAAGGCTGCACAGCGCCGATGGCCGGGCCAACATCTCTGCCAAACATGTGCTGCGGCCCATACCACAATCGCAGATCGATGCGGTGACCACAGGTCCCAAATATCCACAGAATGAACTCTGGGATAACTAA
- a CDS encoding alpha/beta hydrolase, with translation MKPIDYASDPNLTPEVKKFLAPLNAGGAPVESLPVPDARNVLVTVQKSVQVDESGIDVTEKEITADGRAIKLHIVRPEGAKGKLPVFIFIHGGGWVLGDFPTHKRLVRDLVVETGYAAVFVNYTPSPDARYPQAIHEIYDATKWVAEHGDEIDVDGKRLAVVGNSVGGNMTAVTALLAKERGGPLIRLQVMFWPIVDAGFDTGSYRQFGEQRFLTTSLMKWMYDQYTTDPAQRKEIYASPLQATVEQLKSLPPALIQVAENDILRDEGEAYGRKLSEAGVQVTTVRYNGVIHDFGMLNGMAHLPETRSLILHAAAELKKYLGE, from the coding sequence ATGAAACCCATCGATTACGCTTCTGATCCGAACCTTACGCCGGAAGTAAAGAAATTCCTGGCACCCCTGAACGCCGGCGGCGCCCCCGTGGAGAGCCTACCCGTACCGGACGCCCGCAATGTGCTCGTTACCGTACAAAAATCCGTGCAGGTGGATGAATCGGGGATCGACGTCACGGAGAAAGAAATCACGGCCGACGGCCGCGCCATCAAACTGCACATCGTACGCCCCGAAGGCGCGAAAGGCAAGTTGCCTGTTTTTATATTCATTCATGGCGGCGGTTGGGTGCTGGGTGATTTTCCCACGCACAAACGCCTGGTGCGCGACCTGGTGGTGGAAACCGGCTATGCCGCCGTGTTCGTGAATTACACCCCGTCGCCGGACGCGCGGTACCCGCAGGCCATCCACGAAATCTATGATGCCACCAAATGGGTGGCGGAGCATGGGGATGAAATCGACGTGGACGGGAAACGGCTCGCCGTTGTGGGCAACAGTGTGGGCGGCAATATGACGGCTGTGACGGCGCTACTTGCTAAAGAAAGAGGAGGCCCGCTCATCCGGTTGCAGGTGATGTTCTGGCCGATTGTGGATGCCGGCTTCGATACGGGGTCATACCGGCAGTTCGGAGAGCAACGCTTCCTCACCACTTCGCTCATGAAATGGATGTATGATCAATACACTACAGACCCGGCGCAGCGCAAGGAAATTTATGCTTCGCCGTTGCAGGCTACCGTTGAACAATTGAAAAGCCTTCCGCCCGCTTTAATCCAGGTAGCGGAGAATGATATCCTCCGTGATGAAGGGGAAGCTTATGGCCGCAAATTGTCCGAGGCCGGCGTACAGGTCACAACGGTGCGGTACAACGGCGTCATTCACGATTTCGGTATGCTCAACGGCATGGCGCATCTGCCTGAAACCCGCTCCCTGATCCTGCATGCAGCTGCGGAGCTGAAAAAATACCTGGGGGAATAA
- a CDS encoding nuclear transport factor 2 family protein has protein sequence MEQKPPFPPFTRETALQKVQLAEDAWNSRDPQRVALAYTIDTEWRNRDQFLNGREEVVSFLTAKWEKEQHYRLKKELWAFTDNRISVRFEYEYQARDGKWFRAYGNEQWEFNDQGLMQRRFASINDVEITAGERRIL, from the coding sequence ATGGAACAAAAGCCTCCTTTTCCTCCCTTTACGAGGGAAACCGCATTACAGAAAGTACAGCTGGCAGAAGACGCATGGAACAGCCGCGATCCCCAACGTGTGGCGCTCGCCTATACCATTGATACCGAATGGCGCAACCGCGATCAGTTTTTGAACGGCCGCGAAGAAGTGGTAAGCTTCCTTACCGCGAAGTGGGAGAAAGAACAGCACTACCGGCTGAAAAAAGAGCTGTGGGCTTTCACGGACAACCGCATCAGCGTACGGTTCGAATACGAATACCAGGCCAGGGACGGCAAATGGTTCAGGGCGTATGGCAACGAACAATGGGAGTTTAACGACCAGGGCCTTATGCAGCGGCGCTTTGCGTCTATTAACGACGTGGAGATCACTGCAGGGGAACGCCGGATTTTGTGA
- a CDS encoding TetR/AcrR family transcriptional regulator, translating to MKQKAEPKQRLLDAATELFFKQGYHATGINQVIEEAGVAKASLYMHYPSKEALLLAFLQHRHETWFAGLHAATAKAKSPGKKVLAAFDYLQQKNVEEDFRGCAFLNMLSEVSDKEKEALAIIRSHKNELRSFFTQLLHEASPAVQTHVYLLFESAIVESQLYRDQWPVQEARKMVERLLGQK from the coding sequence ATGAAACAGAAAGCAGAGCCTAAACAACGTTTGCTGGACGCAGCTACCGAACTGTTTTTTAAACAGGGTTACCATGCAACGGGCATTAACCAGGTGATTGAAGAAGCAGGTGTGGCGAAGGCAAGCCTGTATATGCACTATCCCTCGAAAGAGGCGCTGTTGCTCGCTTTTCTGCAACACCGGCACGAAACCTGGTTTGCCGGGTTGCATGCGGCTACGGCCAAAGCGAAAAGCCCTGGAAAAAAAGTGCTCGCTGCCTTTGATTATCTCCAGCAGAAAAACGTGGAAGAGGATTTCCGGGGATGCGCTTTTCTGAACATGCTGTCAGAAGTGTCGGATAAAGAAAAAGAAGCGCTGGCCATCATCCGCAGCCACAAAAACGAATTGCGGTCCTTTTTCACGCAACTGTTGCACGAAGCATCGCCGGCGGTGCAGACGCATGTGTATTTATTGTTTGAATCCGCCATCGTGGAAAGCCAGCTATACCGCGACCAGTGGCCTGTTCAGGAGGCGAGGAAAATGGTAGAGCGTTTGTTGGGACAGAAATAA
- a CDS encoding tetratricopeptide repeat protein produces the protein MTAKILKDEIYEQVELISEEGNEFADDEEYAAAAEKFKEALQLVPDPKTDWEASTWLYSSIGNMYFMQDDFQQAAEYFQQAINCPDGKINSFIQMRLGQVSLEMKQEDKALEHLLKAYRLGGKSLFSEEDTKYLGFLSKRVKL, from the coding sequence ATGACCGCAAAGATCCTGAAAGATGAGATATACGAACAGGTGGAACTGATTTCAGAAGAAGGAAACGAGTTTGCCGACGACGAGGAGTATGCTGCCGCCGCCGAAAAGTTTAAAGAAGCGCTGCAACTGGTGCCCGATCCTAAAACCGACTGGGAGGCCTCTACCTGGCTGTATTCCAGCATCGGGAACATGTATTTTATGCAGGACGACTTCCAGCAGGCCGCCGAATATTTTCAGCAGGCCATTAATTGCCCCGACGGGAAAATCAATTCATTTATACAAATGAGGCTGGGCCAGGTTTCGCTCGAAATGAAGCAGGAAGACAAAGCGCTGGAGCACCTCCTGAAAGCCTACCGGCTCGGCGGGAAAAGCCTTTTTTCAGAAGAAGATACCAAGTACCTAGGTTTCCTGTCCAAAAGGGTGAAACTGTAA
- a CDS encoding Pr6Pr family membrane protein — protein sequence MQRTQHLYLTVLAGLGWFALIGQLYLILAARTVSIPETLIRYFSFFTIQTNILVALCCTVLVWLPAGKWGRFFSRASVQAALTVYIGIVGLVYNTILRFLWAPQGLQRGVDELLHLVIPVLFILYWLLYAPKKDLAWKQLPSWLIYPAAYMLYTIVHGAITNYYPYPFVDVAVLGYPVAMRNAAGVVLLFLAASAGVIALGRALAKRSAAAQEKVSL from the coding sequence ATGCAACGAACCCAACACCTTTACCTGACAGTGCTGGCCGGCCTTGGCTGGTTCGCGCTCATCGGCCAGCTATACCTGATCCTTGCTGCCCGCACCGTATCCATACCGGAAACGCTCATCCGGTATTTCAGCTTTTTTACGATTCAGACCAATATCCTGGTGGCATTGTGCTGCACGGTATTGGTATGGCTGCCGGCGGGTAAATGGGGACGTTTCTTTTCCCGGGCATCCGTACAGGCGGCACTGACCGTGTACATCGGCATCGTAGGGCTGGTGTACAATACCATCCTGCGTTTTTTGTGGGCGCCGCAGGGATTGCAACGGGGTGTGGACGAACTGCTGCATCTCGTCATACCGGTGCTGTTCATCCTTTACTGGCTGCTGTATGCCCCGAAAAAAGACCTCGCCTGGAAGCAGCTGCCCTCGTGGCTGATCTACCCGGCGGCATATATGCTGTACACCATCGTTCACGGCGCAATCACCAACTATTACCCCTACCCTTTCGTCGACGTGGCGGTACTGGGATATCCCGTGGCCATGCGGAATGCGGCGGGCGTCGTATTATTATTTCTCGCTGCGTCCGCAGGCGTCATTGCGCTGGGACGGGCGTTGGCGAAACGCAGCGCGGCTGCTCAGGAAAAAGTTTCCCTGTGA
- a CDS encoding helix-turn-helix domain-containing protein: MYEVAMMVGYKSQTHFGKNFTKQFGMSPSQYLSQKK, from the coding sequence ATGTATGAAGTGGCGATGATGGTGGGGTATAAATCGCAAACCCATTTCGGCAAAAATTTCACCAAACAGTTCGGTATGAGCCCCAGCCAGTACTTGTCGCAGAAAAAATAG